Proteins from one Nicotiana tabacum cultivar K326 chromosome 23, ASM71507v2, whole genome shotgun sequence genomic window:
- the LOC107760444 gene encoding uncharacterized protein LOC107760444, with protein sequence MVLSWLLNSLSKEIAESVLYSQSANDLWSDLEDRFGQANGAKFFQLQKELSLVVHGNSSVSTYFTKMKSPWDELDALNTFSVCVCECECGKKVKSLKAHQDERLLQFLMGLNDIFIGREIHATPAYPGESASFIATNQSGHFRKLNENRMQKTSFEFKKNAGICSYCKKPGHSIDKCYRIHGFPADFKFTRQKIFQVGTQANNIFLSNEDSEQGAENTI encoded by the exons ATGGTACTCTCATGGCTACTCAACTCCTTGTCCAAAGAGATAGCTGAGAGTGTTCTCTATTCACAGAGTGCAAATGATCTATGGAGTGACCTGGAAGATAGATTTGGTCAGGCAAATGGAGCAAAGTTCTTTCAATTACAAAAGGAATTAAGTTTAGTAGTACATGGAAATTCAAGTGTATCAACTTACTTCACCAAAATGAAGAGCCCATGGGATGAACTAGATGCACTCAACACTTTTTCTGTTTGTGTTTGTGAGTGTGAGTGTGGGAAAAAAGTGAAGAGCTTGAAGGCACATCAAGATGAGAGACTACTGCAGTTCCTAATGGGACTGAATGACATATTTATTGGG AGGGAGATACATGCTACCCCTGCATACCCAGGGGAGTCTGCCTCATTCATTGCTACAAACCAATCAGGACACTTCAGAAAGCTTAATGAAAACAGGATGCAGAAAACAAGTTTTGAATTTAAGAAAAATGCAGGAATTTGTTCCTATTGCAAGAAGCCTGGACATAGCATAGACAAGTGCTATAGGATTCATGGGTTTCCAGCTGACTTCAAGTTTACAAGGCAGAAAATTTTTCAGGTAGGTACCCAGGCAAACAATATTTTCCTCTCAAATGAGGATAGTGAACAGGGAGCAGAAAATACTATATGA